The following are from one region of the Ochotona princeps isolate mOchPri1 chromosome 4, mOchPri1.hap1, whole genome shotgun sequence genome:
- the UCP3 gene encoding putative mitochondrial transporter UCP3 encodes MVGLKPSEVPPTTAVKFLGAGTAACFADLLTFPLDTAKVRLQIQGENPVALAAPSMQYRGVLGTILTMVCTEGPRSPYNGLVAGLQRQMSFASIRIGLYDSVKQFYTPKGADHSSVTIRILAGCTTGAMAVTCAQPTDVVKVRFQASVHLGPRSDRKYNGTMDAYRTIAREEGLRGLWKGTLPNITRNAIVNCAEMVTYDIIKEKLLDSHLLTDNFPCHFVSAFGAGFCATVVASPVDVVKTRYMNSPPGQYLSPLDCMLKMVAQEGPTAFYKGFTPSFLRLGSWNVMMFVTYEQLKRALMKVQMFRESPF; translated from the exons ATGGTGGGCCTGAAGCCCTCTGAGGTGCCCCCCACCACAGCCGTGAAATTCCTGGGTGCAGGCACTGCAGCCTGCTTCGCTGACCTCCTCACATTCCCGCTGGACACAGCCAAGGTCCGCCTGCAG ATCCAGGGGGAGAACCCAGTAGCCCTGGCAGCACCGAGTATGCAGTATCGCGGCGTGCTGGGCACCATCCTGACCATGGTGTGCACCGAGGGCCCACGCAGCCCCTACAATGGGCTGGTGGCCGGCCTGCAGCGCCAGATGAGCTTCGCCTCAATCCGCATTGGCCTCTATGACTCCGTGAAGCAGTTCTATACCCCCAAGGGAGCTGACC ACTCGAGTGTCACTATCCGGATTCTGGCAGGCTGCACCACAGGAGCCATGGCAGTGACGTGTGCCCAGCCCACTGATGTGGTAAAGGTCCGTTTCCAGGCCAGTGTGCACCTGGGGCCCCGCAGTGACAGGAAGTACAACGGGACTATGGATGCCTACAGAACCATTGCCCGGGAGGAGGGGCTCAGAGGCCTGTGGAAAG GCACTTTGCCCAACATCACGAGGAATGCCATTGTCAACTGCGCTGAGATGGTAACCTACGACATCATCAAAGAGAAGCTGCTGGACTCGCACCTGCTCACAG ACAACTTTCCCTGCCACTTCGTCTCCGCCTTTGGAGCCGGCTTCTGTGCCACGGTGGTGGCCTCGCCAGTGGACGTGGTGAAGACTCGATACATGAACTCCCCTCCGGGCCAGTACCTCAGCCCCCTGGACTGCATGCTCAAGATGGTGGCCCAGGAGGGCCCTACAGCCTTCTACAAGGG ATTTACACCTTCCTTTTTGCGTCTGGGAAGCTGGAATGTGATGATGTTTGTCACCTATGAGCAGCTGAAACGGGCCTTGATGAAAGTCCAGATGTTTCGGGAATCTCCGTTTTGA